The region CGTCAGCAGCGTGTAGTTGGTGCCGGCCGCGGCGAACGACATGTCGTGCTGGACCATCCCGACGATCAGCCCGCCGATCACGTTGATCGCCATGATGATCAGGCCGGCAATCGCGTCGCCGCGCACGAACTTCGACGCGCCGTCCATCGACCCGTAGAACTCGGCTTCCTGCGACACGGCGAGACGGCGCTTGCGCGCCTGCTCTTCGTTGATGAGGCCCGCGTTCAGGTCGGCGTCGATCGCCATCTGCTTGCCCGGCATCGCGTCGAGCGTGAAGCGCGCGGACACTTCGGCGATCCGCCCCGCGCCCTTCGTGATCACCATGAAGTTGATGATCATCAGGATCACGAACACGACGATGCCGACCGCGAAGTTGCCGCCGACGAGGAAGTGGCCGAACGCCTCGATCACCTGGCCGGCTGCATCGGGGCCGGTGTGGCCCTCGAGCAGCACGACGCGCGTGGACGCAACGTTCAGCGACAGGCGCAGCAGCGTCGAGAACAGCAGCACGCTCGGGAATGCGGCGAAGTCGAGCGGCTTCATCGTGTACATGCTGACGAGCAGCACCATCACGGACAGCGCGATGTTGAACGTGAACAACAGATCCAGCAGCAGCGGCGGCAGCGGCAGGATCATCATCCCCAGGATCATGCAGATGAGGATCGGGCCCGCGAGCGCGCGCAGGTTCGTGCCCGCGAACGGGTTCGCACGCTTGGCGAACAGGCCGGTAGTCGGGGTGCTCATGCTGCGTGTCCTTGCTTGCCGAGCGTGTCTTCGGCTTCTTCGCGCTCGTCGTCGGCCGATACCGACGAACCCTTGTCGAGTTCGGCCGGCACGTCGAGATCGACCGGCGCGGCCGGGAACGCGCCGCCTTCCGAGCGGAACCGCCGCAGCTGATAGACCCACGCGAGCACCTCGGCGACGGCCGAGTACAGCGAGCCGGGAATCTCGCGTTCGATTTCGACGTTGTGATACAGCGCCCGCGCGAGCGGCGGCGCCTCGAGCAGCGGCACGTTGTGCTCGGCCGCGAGTTCGCGGATGCGCGCGGCGACGAGGTTCACGCCCTTCGCGACGACCTTCGGCGCGCGCATCTCGCCGTCCGTGTACTGCAGCGCGACGGCGAAGTGCGTCGGGTTCGTGACGACCACGTCGGCCTTCGGCACGGCGGCCATCATCCGGCGCCGCGCGATCGCGCGCTGCTGCTGGCGGATGCGGCCCTTCACGTGCGGATCGCCTTCGTTCTCGCGATGCTCGCGCTTCACTTCTTCCTTCGTCATGCGCAACTTCTTGTTGTACTGCCAGAGTTGGTAAGGCACGTCGAGCGCGGCGACCACCAGCATCCCGGCGACCGTCGTGCCGCAGCACACGGCCACCAGATGCATCGCGTCCGCGAGCGCCGAGCCGAGCGGCTGAGTCGCGAGGCCGAGCAGTTCGTCCTTGCTGCGCCAGATCGCGATCCCGCCGATCCAGCCGACGACCAGCGTCTTCGCGAGCGACATCCCGAGCTGGATCGGCCCCTGGATCGAGAACATCCGGCCGAGGCCGGCGATCGGGTTCAGGCGGTCGAATTTCAGCTCGAAGGTCTTCTGCGAGATCAGCCAGCCGCCGAGGGCCATCGGCGCGAGCAGCGCGGCGAGACCGGTGAGCGCAAGAAGCGGCAGCAGCGCGGCAAGGCCTTCGACGCTCGCGGCACCCGCCGCCGACAGCATCCGGTGCGTGTCGAACGCAGTCGCGCGATCGAACGCGAACGCGCCGCGCAGCATCGCCTGCAAATGAGCGCCCGACGGACCCGCGAGCAGCCACGCACCGTAGAAACCGGCCGCGAGCAGCGCGAACGAAGCGAGTTCGCGCGAGCGCGCGACCTGCCCCTCCTCGCGCGCCTTCTCGCGGCGCCTCGGAGTGGCGGCTTCGGTTCTGTCGAGATCGCTCTCGTCTGCCACGGGGCCTCCAGTCGGGTACGGCGAAATGCCGTTTTCCAGTGACACCGATTATTCATGCGCACGTCAAACGCCGATCCGTCGAGCAAAGCCGGGAAAGGGGGGTATTTCGGGGAATCGGGCGGGGCGGTGGGGCGGGGGCGAAGCCGAGGAAGCGCGGGGGGTGAGGCGAGAGGCCGGTGAATCGATGGCAGCCGAAGCGGGGAGCGGGATGCGGGAGCGGGAAGCCGCGAAGCGGGAGCGGGAGAAGCGAACCGGTCCAGGCCAGGCGGCGAACGACCGGCCCCGGCGCGACGGCGTCGCGCACGGGGCGGCCGGCATTCAGATCGCCGGAATCGGATCGGCGCCGTAGCGATTCGGGCCGTTCGTGCCGCGCGAGCACATCCACACGAGCAGCAGGATCCCGCCGACGATCGGAATCAACGCGATCAGCAGGAACCAGCCTGAGCGGCCGGTATCGTGCAGCCGGCGCACGGTGACCGCGAGGCTCGGGAGCACCAGCGCAAGCGACACGATCAGTGCGACGAGCGCCAGCAGCAGCGAAATCGCCCCCGTCTCGCGGCCGACGGCGGCGAGCACCTGGCACGCGAGCGACACGATGCCGGTGAGCAGCGCGAAATACCAGTATTCGGCGCGGCGCGCGCGGCCTTCGAATTTCGCGTACTGGTTGAATACGGAACGAATGGCTTCGGTGAAATTCATGTTATTGCCCTCATGTTTTATATCGACGACCCCGGAAACAACGCGGCATTATAAATTTGAATTTCAGCGTGCTGCATCTGTTTTCTCGCAGCGGCCGCCCATCGCCGTCAACGTCGCACAACGGCTGCTGCAACGGCTGAACGCCGCGGCGGCGCCTTGCTTGTCACGTCATTTTAATAATGATTCGTGCCGAACAAAATTAACAGACCGATAATCCATCGGTTGATTGCAGCCGAATGAAACGCGCTGCGATCGATAATCAAAACGGTCGTTCGGTACGCGATTTACCGGACGACGGGGAACAGACGCGCGAATCGCCCGGCCTGCCCCTGCCGCCGCGTGCCGCGCCAGCCGCCCCCGGAGCGGCCGGCCATTCCCCTAGCCGGCCGCCGCTCGCTCCAGCACGCGGAGATCGAGCTTCTTCATCGTCATCACTTCCGCCATCACGCGCTCGGCGCGTGCCGGGTCACCGGCCATCAGTTCGGCCATCTGCACGGGCACCACCTGCCACGACACGCCGAAGCGGTCGCGCAGCCAGCCGCACTGCTGCGCGCGCTCGTCGCCGCCTTCGGCGAGCGCCGCCCAGTAGCGGTCGATCTCGGGCTGATCGCGGCAGTTGACGACGAACGACACGGCCGGCGTGAGCGGAAACGCCGGGCCGCCGTTCAGCGCGAGAAACGCCTGTCCGTCGAGTTCGAACGACACCGTCATCACCGTGCCCTCGGCCTGCCCCGACGCCTGCGCGCCGGCCTTGCCGTAGCGCGCGACGTGCAGGATGCGCGCGTCGTCGAACACCGAGACGTAGAAGTTCGCCGCCGCCTCGGCGTCGCGGTCGAACCACAGGAACGGCGTGATGCGTTGAATACGCTGGCTCATGGCGCTGTCTCCTCGATGTCGTGGCGGCACCGGTGCCGGTCTTATATCGTAGACGCTGTAACGGGACGGTGCGGCCGACCGGCCCGTAGTCGGGAATCCGGAACCCGGAATCCGGAATCCGGAGACGAACGAAAAAAGGGGGCGATTGCTCGCCCCCTCTCCGGTAGCCGCCGCGCGCTCGCGTTCAGAACGCGACGTAAGGCTGCGCGCCGCCGCTCGACGTCTTGTCCATCCCGAAGTAGATCGTCTTGCCGTAGAAATGCGGCATGCCGAGATCGAGCCACAACGACGGCCTCGACTGATCCGCG is a window of Burkholderia latens DNA encoding:
- the flhB gene encoding flagellar biosynthesis protein FlhB — protein: MADESDLDRTEAATPRRREKAREEGQVARSRELASFALLAAGFYGAWLLAGPSGAHLQAMLRGAFAFDRATAFDTHRMLSAAGAASVEGLAALLPLLALTGLAALLAPMALGGWLISQKTFELKFDRLNPIAGLGRMFSIQGPIQLGMSLAKTLVVGWIGGIAIWRSKDELLGLATQPLGSALADAMHLVAVCCGTTVAGMLVVAALDVPYQLWQYNKKLRMTKEEVKREHRENEGDPHVKGRIRQQQRAIARRRMMAAVPKADVVVTNPTHFAVALQYTDGEMRAPKVVAKGVNLVAARIRELAAEHNVPLLEAPPLARALYHNVEIEREIPGSLYSAVAEVLAWVYQLRRFRSEGGAFPAAPVDLDVPAELDKGSSVSADDEREEAEDTLGKQGHAA
- a CDS encoding DUF805 domain-containing protein; translated protein: MNFTEAIRSVFNQYAKFEGRARRAEYWYFALLTGIVSLACQVLAAVGRETGAISLLLALVALIVSLALVLPSLAVTVRRLHDTGRSGWFLLIALIPIVGGILLLVWMCSRGTNGPNRYGADPIPAI
- a CDS encoding VOC family protein produces the protein MSQRIQRITPFLWFDRDAEAAANFYVSVFDDARILHVARYGKAGAQASGQAEGTVMTVSFELDGQAFLALNGGPAFPLTPAVSFVVNCRDQPEIDRYWAALAEGGDERAQQCGWLRDRFGVSWQVVPVQMAELMAGDPARAERVMAEVMTMKKLDLRVLERAAAG